From the genome of Rhizobium leguminosarum, one region includes:
- a CDS encoding acyltransferase: MDHVNSPQASASEEKEARRLQYLTWEHIASDLRHPAHLARKVELRRSCGAELAETSYIAEHAAIFTESLTMGERSWIAGHALVRGHVTLGDDCTINPYACVSGTVTCGHGVRIASHASIVGFNHGFDDPTIPIHRQGVVSIGVVIGDDVWIGANCVILDGATIGNGAVIAAGAVVTGDIPAMAIAGGVPARVLRSRGSAPRKSGTGDVEDQLVRLGQKAQDQWPDVLARWKTDGAYESLEADGIRRPAIRHLCDAIEIAAGFGQLPPDLDAAETVERLQGLQDQKTGLFPEEHARMHGKTLRDDPKALYNVLAAGYALELLGSGPRQPVHAVELGAGELDEWLSPLPWSTRAWHAGSVVDAIGTAMYFNARYFGIRHSRQALFEWLSRNANSVSGLWGGPTAAEGWLQPVNGFYRLTRGTYAQFGVALPHPHASLETVHLNYRNHEGFVAAKYNACNLLDTIHPLLLIARQTDYRRADGVAIARKVISRALDRWRDGEGFPFADGAEPSLQGTEMWLSVIHLAADFLGLADRFAFVPKGVHRTATVGLGL; this comes from the coding sequence CACGTCAATAGCCCGCAAGCATCGGCGAGCGAAGAGAAGGAAGCGCGCAGGCTTCAATACCTGACCTGGGAACACATTGCGTCTGACCTCCGTCATCCGGCCCACCTTGCCCGCAAGGTGGAGCTCAGGAGATCATGCGGTGCGGAACTGGCCGAGACGTCCTACATTGCCGAGCATGCCGCAATCTTCACCGAAAGCCTGACGATGGGCGAGCGGTCGTGGATCGCCGGGCACGCGCTCGTTCGCGGCCATGTGACCCTCGGCGACGATTGCACCATCAATCCCTACGCCTGTGTTTCCGGAACGGTGACGTGCGGTCATGGCGTGCGGATTGCTTCGCATGCATCGATCGTCGGCTTCAATCATGGCTTCGACGATCCGACCATTCCTATACACCGCCAGGGCGTCGTCAGCATCGGCGTCGTGATCGGCGACGATGTCTGGATCGGCGCCAATTGCGTGATCCTCGATGGCGCCACGATTGGAAACGGTGCGGTGATCGCCGCCGGAGCGGTGGTCACGGGCGACATTCCCGCCATGGCGATTGCCGGTGGCGTGCCCGCTCGGGTGCTGCGGAGCCGAGGCTCGGCGCCCAGGAAATCTGGCACTGGCGACGTCGAAGATCAATTGGTCAGGCTGGGTCAGAAAGCGCAAGACCAATGGCCGGATGTCCTTGCACGCTGGAAAACGGACGGAGCCTATGAATCGCTGGAAGCAGACGGCATCCGGCGACCAGCGATCCGGCATCTCTGCGATGCAATTGAGATCGCTGCAGGCTTCGGCCAACTGCCGCCCGATCTCGATGCGGCGGAGACAGTCGAGCGTCTCCAAGGTCTGCAGGACCAAAAGACCGGCCTTTTCCCGGAAGAGCATGCACGAATGCATGGCAAGACGCTGAGGGATGACCCGAAGGCGCTCTATAACGTCCTTGCGGCTGGCTATGCGCTTGAACTGCTCGGTTCCGGTCCACGCCAACCGGTCCATGCGGTCGAGCTCGGCGCCGGGGAGCTGGATGAATGGCTGAGCCCCCTGCCCTGGTCGACCCGAGCATGGCACGCCGGCAGCGTGGTCGATGCGATCGGAACCGCTATGTACTTCAATGCGAGGTATTTCGGCATCAGGCATTCACGGCAGGCGCTCTTCGAGTGGCTGAGCCGGAATGCCAACAGCGTTTCGGGGCTGTGGGGTGGACCGACCGCGGCGGAAGGATGGCTTCAACCGGTGAACGGCTTTTATCGCCTGACGCGCGGCACCTACGCTCAGTTCGGCGTGGCCCTTCCCCACCCGCACGCCTCACTCGAAACGGTTCACCTCAACTATCGCAACCACGAGGGCTTCGTTGCCGCAAAATACAATGCGTGCAACCTGCTCGATACGATTCATCCTCTGCTGCTGATTGCCCGGCAGACCGACTACAGGCGGGCCGACGGGGTGGCGATCGCCCGCAAGGTCATATCGAGGGCGTTGGATAGATGGCGGGATGGCGAGGGATTCCCGTTTGCCGATGGTGCTGAACCGAGCCTGCAGGGAACGGAAATGTGGCTTTCCGTCATTCACCTGGCGGCCGATTTCCTGGGACTGGCAGATCGCTTCGCCTTCGTCCCGAAAGGCGTTCACCGAACGGCAACCGTGGGGCTCGGTTTGTGA
- a CDS encoding LysR substrate-binding domain-containing protein, protein MHFRRRIPSLTALVTLEAVLRKKSFTTAATELGVTQAAVSRQIALLEEEFGQPLFVRKHRAIEPTAACINLGATLAKSFADIAESVEALQSRSQDVLTIGATVAFSSFWLLPRLAEFRRANPGILVRVISQDSPIALDDGEVDVAIRYGVPPFSDSTVIASHGDVICPVCSPDYLKRRGDGPLGCADEFIETDVLDRSWYSWAQWFSLTGANLEVKPSLRFNHYTETIAAARAGQGIALGWRMLVGTFLEDGTLVQIGGGELAAEDRYNVIVPVKAKRSNARDLAAAWLTASLHG, encoded by the coding sequence ATGCACTTTAGAAGACGGATCCCGTCGTTGACGGCATTGGTGACCCTGGAGGCGGTGCTCAGAAAGAAGAGCTTCACCACGGCTGCGACCGAATTGGGTGTCACCCAGGCGGCGGTCAGCAGGCAGATTGCCTTGCTGGAGGAGGAATTCGGCCAGCCCCTATTCGTGCGCAAGCATCGAGCGATCGAGCCGACGGCGGCATGCATCAACCTCGGAGCCACGCTGGCCAAGAGCTTTGCCGATATTGCCGAGAGCGTGGAAGCGCTCCAGTCGCGCAGCCAGGACGTGTTGACCATAGGGGCGACCGTTGCATTTTCTTCTTTCTGGCTGCTGCCGCGGCTGGCCGAATTTCGCCGTGCGAACCCCGGCATCCTGGTGCGGGTGATATCCCAGGACAGCCCGATCGCTCTCGATGACGGAGAAGTCGATGTGGCAATTCGATATGGTGTGCCTCCCTTCAGCGATAGCACCGTCATCGCCTCGCATGGCGACGTCATCTGCCCCGTCTGCTCTCCCGACTATCTCAAGCGTCGCGGAGATGGCCCGCTCGGCTGCGCCGACGAATTCATCGAAACGGATGTTCTCGATCGTTCCTGGTATAGCTGGGCGCAGTGGTTTTCGCTGACCGGCGCCAACCTCGAGGTAAAGCCGTCGCTTCGGTTCAACCACTATACCGAAACCATCGCAGCCGCGCGCGCAGGGCAAGGGATTGCATTGGGATGGCGCATGCTGGTGGGCACCTTTCTGGAGGATGGAACCCTGGTGCAGATCGGCGGCGGCGAGCTTGCCGCGGAAGATCGTTACAACGTGATCGTGCCCGTCAAAGCCAAGCGAAGCAACGCGCGCGACCTTGCCGCCGCCTGGCTGACGGCATCATTGCACGGTTGA